In a genomic window of Rhizobium sp. N324:
- a CDS encoding GbsR/MarR family transcriptional regulator — protein MNLPPLVQSFVLHFGEMGSRWGINRTVGQIYALLFVSPSPLCAEEIAESLNISRSNVSMSLRELQAWNLVLLKHKPDDRRDFFTTPDDVWLILRTLAEERKKREVDPTLSVLREILMQRPASEAERHAQQRMSEMHTLIEQLTHWYEDVKQLETERLATLLSLGAKVTKLLEAKDRVVSLGRSRRPNPANKS, from the coding sequence ATGAACCTTCCGCCTCTCGTCCAGTCCTTCGTTCTCCACTTCGGCGAAATGGGCTCCCGCTGGGGAATAAACCGCACGGTCGGCCAGATCTATGCCCTGCTATTCGTCTCGCCGTCGCCGCTTTGCGCCGAGGAGATCGCCGAGTCCCTCAACATCTCGCGCTCCAATGTTTCGATGAGCCTGCGGGAATTGCAGGCCTGGAATCTCGTCCTTCTCAAACACAAGCCGGACGATCGCCGCGATTTCTTCACCACCCCTGATGATGTCTGGCTGATCTTGAGGACGCTTGCCGAGGAACGGAAGAAGCGCGAAGTCGATCCGACGCTGTCGGTTCTGCGCGAAATCCTGATGCAGCGTCCCGCCAGCGAGGCCGAACGCCATGCGCAGCAGCGCATGAGCGAAATGCACACGCTGATCGAGCAACTGACACATTGGTATGAAGACGTAAAACAACTTGAAACCGAAAGGCTCGCAACGCTACTCTCGCTGGGCGCGAAAGTGACAAAGCTTCTGGAGGCCAAGGACCGGGTCGTTTCGCTCGGCCGCAGCCGCCGGCCGAATCCAGCGAACAAGAGTTAG